The proteins below come from a single Gordonia pseudamarae genomic window:
- a CDS encoding Na+/H+ antiporter subunit E, which yields MTERTPPDAGRTSKRDELRTVLAERYPVAKKGPIRSALINVWRLSFLMVVWAVVGVWVWLHGTLRLPRWLGGDAREVAVRLWTITWLTSVWVLLWGTVSWANVLGGIGVALAIMILLPLPRVPVEGRLHPLAVLLIVARLVVDFCVSSAQVGWAAIRPGKPPLGAVVRVRVAIKSDMVLTLAVDYLNLVPGTMVLEIDHRRRMLYVHIFDVRSEARVKAFYKQVEWVERSFIRAFERDSEWHPSPYHGIDDEFHHVSHQARQRLETQGLLGRIDTPPEDRS from the coding sequence ATGACCGAACGAACGCCCCCGGATGCCGGACGCACATCGAAACGCGACGAACTGCGCACCGTACTTGCCGAACGCTATCCGGTGGCCAAGAAGGGCCCGATCCGTTCGGCCCTGATCAACGTGTGGCGCCTGTCGTTCCTGATGGTCGTGTGGGCCGTCGTCGGGGTCTGGGTATGGCTGCACGGCACGCTGCGTCTGCCCAGGTGGCTCGGCGGCGACGCCCGCGAGGTGGCCGTCCGGTTGTGGACCATCACGTGGCTGACGTCGGTGTGGGTGCTGTTGTGGGGCACCGTCTCGTGGGCGAACGTACTCGGCGGGATCGGGGTGGCGCTGGCGATCATGATCCTGCTGCCGCTGCCGCGGGTACCCGTCGAAGGCCGGCTGCACCCGCTCGCGGTGCTGCTGATCGTCGCCCGCCTGGTTGTCGATTTCTGTGTGTCGAGCGCCCAGGTGGGCTGGGCGGCGATCCGGCCCGGCAAACCGCCGCTCGGCGCGGTGGTACGGGTGCGCGTAGCCATCAAGTCCGACATGGTGCTCACCCTGGCCGTCGACTACCTCAACCTGGTGCCCGGCACGATGGTGCTGGAGATCGATCACCGCAGGCGCATGCTGTACGTGCACATCTTCGACGTCCGCAGCGAGGCCCGCGTCAAGGCGTTCTACAAGCAGGTGGAGTGGGTGGAACGATCGTTCATCCGGGCATTCGAACGTGACAGTGAATGGCATCCGAGCCCGTACCACGGCATCGACGACGAATTCCATCATGTCTCGCATCAGGCTCGGCAACGGCTGGAGACCCAGGGCCTGCTCGGCAGGATCGACACCCCACCGGAGGATCGGTCATGA
- a CDS encoding Na+/H+ antiporter subunit D: MTPQSSWIPVLVSLPALVPLIAAALTLLRGRSPRFQRAVTVIALATVFVASCLMLYLTTEHGTFAVMIGGWGDKGYPNGPLGITLVVDELSALMLVVSTIVLLCVVLYAVGQGIRDGASTRQPVSIFLPSYLILTAGVCNSFLAGDLFNLFVSFEVLLAASFVLLTLGASAERVRAGASYVMVSMVSSLIFLAGIAFAYATTGTLNLAEMAVRLDDVPDGTRNALYAVLLVAFGIKAAVFPLSAWLPDSYPTAPAPVTAVFAGLLTKVGVYAIMRTHTLLFPGGSMDNVLLVAALATMLIGIMGAIAQADIKRLLSFTLVSHIGYMIFGIALSSKIGMSAAIYYVAHHILVQTTLFLVVGLIERQAGSASLRRLGGLIASPVLAVLFLIPALNLGGIPPFSGFIGKVALLEAGGQDGSVLAWVLIGGGVVTSLLTLYVMARIWTKGFWRPRADAPEGALADVTPSALIDESADDIAFDEREDVGRMPLGMVLPTVAMVAAGLVLTIWAGPIFDFTDRAADEVVNRDVYVEAVLGDHEGGSR; encoded by the coding sequence GTGACCCCGCAGAGCTCCTGGATCCCGGTGCTGGTCTCCCTGCCCGCACTGGTTCCGCTGATCGCCGCCGCACTCACCCTGCTGCGCGGCCGCAGTCCCCGATTCCAGCGGGCCGTCACTGTCATCGCCTTGGCCACGGTGTTCGTCGCATCGTGCCTGATGCTGTACCTGACCACCGAACACGGCACGTTCGCGGTGATGATCGGCGGCTGGGGCGACAAAGGCTATCCGAACGGCCCGCTCGGCATCACGCTCGTCGTCGACGAACTGTCGGCGCTGATGCTGGTGGTATCGACGATCGTGCTGCTGTGCGTGGTGCTGTACGCGGTCGGTCAGGGTATCCGCGACGGCGCCAGCACCCGGCAGCCGGTATCGATCTTCCTGCCGTCCTATCTGATCCTCACCGCCGGTGTGTGCAACTCCTTCCTCGCCGGTGACCTGTTCAACCTGTTCGTTTCGTTCGAGGTACTGCTGGCGGCGAGTTTCGTGCTGCTCACCCTGGGGGCCAGCGCCGAACGGGTGCGCGCCGGCGCGTCGTACGTGATGGTGTCGATGGTCTCGTCGCTGATCTTCCTGGCGGGAATCGCGTTCGCCTACGCCACCACCGGCACCCTCAATCTCGCCGAGATGGCGGTGCGCCTGGACGACGTGCCCGACGGCACCCGCAACGCCCTGTACGCGGTGCTGCTGGTCGCCTTCGGCATCAAGGCCGCGGTGTTCCCGCTGTCGGCGTGGCTGCCCGACTCCTACCCGACGGCCCCGGCTCCGGTCACCGCGGTGTTCGCGGGGCTGCTCACCAAGGTCGGCGTATACGCGATCATGCGTACTCACACGCTGCTGTTCCCGGGCGGTTCGATGGACAACGTGCTGCTGGTCGCGGCACTGGCGACGATGCTGATCGGCATCATGGGCGCCATCGCGCAGGCCGATATCAAACGTCTGCTGTCGTTCACGCTGGTCAGCCATATCGGCTACATGATCTTCGGCATCGCGTTGTCGTCGAAGATCGGCATGTCGGCGGCCATCTACTACGTGGCCCATCACATCCTGGTGCAGACGACGCTGTTCCTGGTTGTCGGGCTGATCGAACGGCAGGCCGGATCGGCCTCGTTGCGCCGGCTCGGCGGGCTGATCGCGAGCCCGGTGCTGGCGGTGCTGTTCCTGATCCCGGCCCTCAACCTGGGCGGTATCCCGCCGTTCTCCGGTTTCATCGGCAAGGTGGCATTGCTGGAGGCCGGTGGCCAGGACGGTTCGGTGCTGGCGTGGGTCCTCATCGGCGGCGGTGTGGTGACCAGCCTGCTGACCCTCTACGTGATGGCCCGCATCTGGACAAAGGGTTTCTGGCGGCCCCGGGCCGACGCACCGGAGGGTGCTCTCGCCGACGTCACACCGTCGGCCCTGATCGACGAGAGTGCCGACGACATCGCCTTCGACGAACGTGAGGACGTGGGCCGGATGCCGCTGGGCATGGTGCTGCCGACGGTGGCGATGGTGGCCGCCGGTCTGGTACTGACGATCTGGGCCGGTCCGATCTTCGACTTCACCGACCGCGCCGCCGACGAGGTGGTCAACCGGGATGTCTACGTCGAGGCCGTGCTCGGGGATCACGAAGGTGGTAGCCGATGA
- a CDS encoding Na(+)/H(+) antiporter subunit C, with translation MSINLGLLIVVGVLASCGAYLLTERSLVRMLLGLLLCGNAINLLIVVVSGNPGDPPIKGRSANGPAGDTDPLAQAMVLTSIVITMGVAAFILAMVYRLFVLNRDDDDVSDDTEDVKIVKGSLSDAPDRDRTDDPVTLADTAAGDLYDDEGNPLTPEEFEALHQDQIETDLMPTGSEDVLDEMSLVEAPLGNPPDRDPRNDERPAGDGRDDPTPAGGAS, from the coding sequence ATGAGCATCAATCTCGGACTTCTCATCGTCGTCGGTGTGCTGGCCTCGTGCGGTGCGTATCTGCTGACCGAACGCAGCCTGGTGCGGATGCTGCTGGGTCTGCTGCTATGCGGAAACGCGATCAACCTGCTGATAGTGGTGGTCTCCGGGAATCCGGGCGATCCGCCGATCAAGGGCCGCTCGGCGAACGGTCCGGCCGGTGACACCGACCCGCTCGCGCAGGCGATGGTGCTGACCTCGATCGTCATCACGATGGGCGTGGCCGCGTTCATACTCGCGATGGTCTACCGGCTGTTCGTGCTCAACCGCGACGACGACGACGTGTCCGACGACACCGAGGACGTCAAGATCGTGAAGGGTTCGCTCTCCGACGCCCCGGACCGCGACCGCACCGACGACCCGGTGACCCTTGCCGACACCGCGGCCGGCGATCTGTACGACGACGAAGGCAACCCGCTGACCCCCGAGGAGTTCGAGGCCCTGCACCAGGATCAGATAGAGACCGACCTGATGCCGACCGGTTCCGAGGACGTTCTCGACGAGATGTCTCTCGTGGAAGCTCCCCTCGGAAACCCCCCCGACCGGGATCCCCGCAATGACGAGCGTCCCGCCGGCGACGGCCGTGATGATCCCACCCCGGCAGGGGGTGCCTCGTGA
- a CDS encoding Na+/H+ antiporter subunit A — MIAVLVALGLCALFAPPVIHWVGTRGFYLLALAPAGGLYWVIVNWPGAHDPPTVQTITWVETLDMNIVLRFDTLAAVMSVLILGVGALVLCYCAHYFDEARPRVAIFGGEMVAFAAAMFGLVVSDNMLVLYVFWELTTILSFMLVGFYAVRATSRRAATQALLVTTAGGLAMLVGIIMLGERTGSYLLSDLLADPPGSGIYVQVAVILVLVGALSKSAIVPFHFWLPGAMAAPTPVSAYLHAAAMVKAGVYLVARLSPAFGALIGWQVAVLTLGLITMILGGWRSLRELDLKLILAFGTVSQLGFLMVLVGFGDANVMMAGLAMIIAHAMFKAALFMVVGIIDHSTGTRDVRKLARLGQRLPVLMGIAGVAGASMAGLPFTMGFVGKETAFGSVWVSGALDDWQRHTVDIVMLVGSVITFAYTTRFMWGAFGRKLRTEPSAAVLKMHLPGVLFYLAPAILAVGGVVAGFASGPIGSLLEPHARTLPDYGHHLEHLAMWHGFGLPVVFSIIVVAGGAALFLMVRKLRDRLFGFRPLLNADRMYDATLRGADTLSLLLTRNTQRGSLPITQAVILSTVIILPLAVLFTGARTTLELNGFDTAPQLVVGGVMVAAAIAATVMRNRLAATLTVGVTGYGCGTLFALYGAPDLALTQFLVETLTLVIFVLVLRKLPAEPEPRHATGFKPVRAAIGVAFGLSLVVIGLFAAAARSEQPLHIDIPEAAYTFGHGANAVNVLLVDIRAWDTLGEISVLIVAATGVASLVFRNRRFGAAPRVADAARDGHGRSGPVGIADDDVPSDRTTWLLGSDLRDPRHRSMVLEATTRLIFPTIVVLSIYFFWAGHNSPGGGFAGGLTMGLGLVLRYLAGGRYELGEALPLEPGRILGAGLAISATTATVSLLLGAPALSSAVFEVTLPLLGDVKLVTALFFDLGIYLIVVGLVLDVLRSLGARLDVENEAQPGSPAPLRPDSGTDAEASGDSGPRRSDALAAGEVPR; from the coding sequence GTGATTGCTGTGTTGGTCGCGCTCGGCCTGTGCGCCCTGTTCGCGCCCCCGGTGATCCATTGGGTGGGCACTCGCGGTTTCTACCTGCTCGCACTCGCCCCCGCCGGAGGCCTGTACTGGGTGATCGTCAACTGGCCCGGGGCCCACGACCCGCCCACGGTGCAGACGATCACCTGGGTCGAGACCCTCGACATGAACATCGTGCTGCGGTTCGACACCCTCGCGGCCGTGATGTCGGTGCTCATCCTCGGCGTCGGGGCACTCGTGCTCTGCTACTGCGCGCACTACTTCGATGAGGCCCGTCCCCGGGTGGCGATCTTCGGCGGCGAGATGGTGGCCTTCGCCGCGGCCATGTTCGGACTGGTCGTCAGCGACAACATGCTGGTCCTGTACGTGTTCTGGGAACTGACCACCATCCTGTCGTTCATGCTGGTCGGCTTCTACGCCGTGCGCGCCACCTCCCGGCGAGCCGCCACGCAGGCGCTGCTGGTGACCACCGCGGGTGGTCTGGCGATGCTCGTCGGCATCATCATGCTGGGCGAGCGCACCGGCAGCTACCTGCTCTCCGATCTGCTCGCCGACCCACCCGGCTCCGGCATCTACGTCCAGGTCGCGGTGATCCTGGTACTGGTGGGCGCGCTGAGCAAGTCGGCGATCGTGCCGTTCCACTTCTGGTTGCCCGGCGCGATGGCCGCCCCCACCCCGGTCAGCGCGTACCTGCACGCGGCGGCGATGGTGAAGGCCGGCGTCTATCTGGTGGCCCGCCTGTCGCCCGCCTTCGGCGCGCTGATCGGCTGGCAGGTCGCGGTGCTCACCCTCGGCCTGATCACAATGATCCTCGGCGGCTGGCGGTCGCTGCGCGAACTCGACCTCAAACTGATCCTGGCCTTCGGCACGGTCAGCCAGCTCGGCTTCCTGATGGTGCTGGTCGGTTTCGGCGATGCCAACGTGATGATGGCGGGCCTGGCGATGATCATCGCCCACGCCATGTTCAAGGCGGCGCTGTTCATGGTCGTCGGCATCATCGACCACTCCACCGGCACCCGCGACGTGCGCAAACTGGCCCGGCTCGGGCAGCGACTCCCGGTTCTCATGGGTATCGCGGGCGTGGCCGGGGCGAGCATGGCCGGCCTGCCGTTCACCATGGGGTTCGTCGGCAAGGAGACGGCCTTCGGGTCGGTGTGGGTCTCCGGCGCGCTCGACGACTGGCAACGGCACACCGTCGACATCGTGATGCTGGTGGGCTCGGTGATCACCTTCGCGTACACCACGCGCTTCATGTGGGGCGCGTTCGGCCGCAAGCTGCGCACGGAGCCGAGCGCCGCGGTGCTCAAGATGCATCTGCCGGGCGTCCTGTTCTATCTGGCACCGGCCATCCTCGCAGTGGGCGGTGTCGTCGCCGGGTTCGCCTCCGGCCCGATCGGTTCGCTGCTCGAACCACACGCGCGGACGCTGCCCGACTACGGCCACCACCTCGAGCACCTGGCGATGTGGCACGGATTCGGGTTGCCGGTGGTGTTCTCGATCATCGTCGTCGCCGGTGGCGCCGCGCTGTTCCTGATGGTCCGCAAGCTGCGCGACCGGTTGTTCGGGTTCCGGCCGCTGCTGAACGCCGACCGCATGTACGACGCGACGCTGCGCGGCGCCGACACCCTGTCGCTGCTGCTGACCCGCAACACCCAACGCGGATCGCTGCCCATCACGCAGGCGGTGATCCTGTCGACGGTGATAATCCTGCCGCTGGCCGTGCTGTTCACCGGTGCCCGCACCACGCTCGAACTGAACGGTTTCGACACCGCGCCGCAACTGGTCGTCGGCGGGGTCATGGTGGCGGCCGCGATCGCGGCCACCGTGATGCGCAACCGGCTGGCGGCCACGCTGACCGTCGGCGTCACCGGCTACGGCTGCGGGACGCTGTTCGCCCTGTACGGCGCCCCGGACCTGGCGCTCACCCAGTTCCTCGTGGAGACGCTCACCCTGGTGATCTTCGTGCTGGTGCTGCGCAAGCTGCCCGCCGAACCCGAACCCCGGCACGCGACCGGTTTCAAACCGGTCCGGGCCGCCATCGGCGTGGCGTTCGGGCTGAGCCTGGTGGTGATCGGCCTGTTCGCGGCCGCCGCCCGCTCCGAACAGCCGCTGCACATCGATATCCCCGAGGCCGCCTACACGTTCGGGCACGGCGCGAACGCGGTCAACGTGCTACTGGTGGACATCCGCGCCTGGGACACCCTCGGCGAGATCTCGGTACTGATCGTGGCCGCGACGGGTGTGGCCTCGCTGGTGTTCCGCAATCGCCGGTTCGGTGCCGCGCCACGGGTCGCCGACGCCGCCCGTGACGGTCACGGCCGCAGCGGTCCGGTCGGAATCGCCGACGACGACGTCCCGTCCGACCGCACGACCTGGCTGCTGGGCAGCGATCTGCGCGATCCGCGGCACCGCTCGATGGTGCTGGAGGCGACGACACGACTGATTTTCCCGACGATCGTGGTGCTGTCGATCTACTTCTTCTGGGCCGGGCACAACTCACCGGGCGGCGGTTTCGCCGGCGGTCTGACGATGGGTCTGGGGCTGGTGCTGCGGTATCTCGCCGGCGGACGATATGAACTGGGCGAGGCACTGCCGCTGGAGCCCGGCCGGATCCTGGGCGCCGGCCTGGCGATCTCCGCGACCACCGCGACGGTGTCATTGCTGCTGGGCGCACCGGCTCTGTCGTCGGCGGTCTTCGAGGTGACACTTCCGCTGCTGGGCGACGTCAAGCTGGTCACGGCACTGTTCTTCGACCTCGGTATCTATCTGATCGTGGTGGGGCTGGTCCTCGACGTGCTACGCAGTCTGGGCGCGCGGCTGGACGTGGAGAACGAGGCCCAGCCGGGCAGTCCCGCCCCGCTGCGGCCGGACTCCGGCACCGACGCCGAGGCGTCCGGTGACAGCGGCCCGCGCCGGTCCGACGCCCTGGCGGCCGGTGAGGTGCCCCGATGA
- a CDS encoding AAA family ATPase: MTAPQLTLTARVNPSAADARRGIIRVHPEVLAALSLREWDAVSIVGARRTAAVVAQAPDIATGTVLLDDITFSNAGVREDAGVVLAPVSVHGGNRVVVSGSALASRSVDQTTLRRALLGKVLSVGDAVSLLPRDLGPELTASTAVRALARSVGITWTNELVTVSAVDPSGPVSVQTNTAVLWDGDGVAADTATGSGVTTGPLRAASSAEAAAGAGNPSPTATGGLTRGWQLVEPRTGVSTDTDTEAEAEAEAEADTSGHEGAGQGGQVRPVSELVGVDTQVARLTEWVAITLDEPQVLRALGAAPRLGVIVSGPPGVGKATMVRSVCAGRPLAVVDGPSVGALEASSRLSAVASAIAALRGRHGSGVLLIADVDALLPAAAEPVSTLILDELRTAIGDGSVVLVCTTAEPAGADSRLRDPELCDRELVIGLPDAALRARLLSAILSGVPTEPGLDLTPIAARTPGFVAADLAALAREAAIRAAGRVTASRRDPAGTDEVTGDEPGSPGSGARKLAAQPAVAAQPVAAGTDDGERPVLRLADLQGALEVIRPVSRGDSPDIALGSITLDDVGDMVETKQALTETVLWPLQHPDTFTRLGVEPPRGVLLFGPPGCGKTFVVRALAASGRLSVHTVKGAELMDKWVGASEKAVRDLFARARESAPSLIFLDEVDALAPRRGQTTDSGVTDRVVASLLTELDGVEPLSDVVVLGATNRPDLIDPALLRPGRLERLVFVPPPDADARGDILRASGRNVPLADDIVIDELAADLDGYSAADCSALLREAALSAMRRDIDAATVTADDIAVARERVRPSLDAAQVENLRAYAERRVQ; encoded by the coding sequence ATGACCGCCCCCCAACTGACCCTCACCGCGCGGGTCAATCCGTCGGCCGCCGACGCCCGCCGCGGCATCATCCGGGTACATCCCGAGGTGCTGGCCGCGCTGTCGCTCCGCGAATGGGACGCCGTCTCGATCGTCGGGGCCCGGCGCACGGCCGCGGTCGTCGCGCAGGCACCCGACATCGCGACCGGCACCGTGCTGCTCGACGACATCACCTTCTCCAACGCCGGGGTCCGCGAGGACGCGGGCGTGGTGCTGGCGCCGGTCAGCGTGCACGGCGGCAACCGTGTCGTCGTATCCGGATCCGCGCTGGCCAGCCGGTCCGTCGATCAGACCACCTTGCGCCGGGCCCTGCTGGGCAAGGTCCTGTCGGTGGGCGATGCGGTCTCGCTGTTGCCTCGCGATCTCGGTCCGGAGCTGACGGCGAGCACCGCGGTGCGGGCGCTGGCCCGTTCCGTGGGCATCACCTGGACCAACGAACTGGTGACGGTGAGCGCCGTCGACCCGTCGGGTCCGGTGAGCGTGCAGACCAACACCGCGGTGCTGTGGGACGGGGACGGCGTGGCCGCCGACACCGCGACAGGATCGGGCGTGACGACCGGTCCGCTGCGCGCGGCGAGTTCGGCGGAGGCGGCCGCCGGTGCGGGAAATCCGTCACCGACGGCGACCGGTGGCCTCACCCGGGGCTGGCAGCTCGTCGAACCACGCACCGGGGTGTCCACCGACACCGACACCGAAGCCGAAGCCGAAGCCGAAGCCGAAGCCGACACATCGGGCCACGAGGGCGCCGGTCAGGGCGGGCAGGTGCGTCCGGTGTCGGAGTTGGTCGGGGTCGACACCCAGGTCGCGCGGCTCACCGAATGGGTCGCCATCACCCTCGACGAACCGCAGGTGCTGCGCGCGCTCGGCGCCGCGCCCAGGCTCGGGGTGATCGTGTCCGGACCGCCCGGGGTCGGCAAGGCCACCATGGTGCGTTCGGTGTGTGCGGGCCGCCCGCTCGCCGTCGTCGACGGCCCGTCGGTGGGTGCGCTGGAGGCCTCGTCGCGGCTGTCGGCGGTGGCATCGGCGATCGCCGCCCTGCGCGGACGGCACGGGTCGGGCGTGCTGCTCATCGCCGATGTGGATGCCTTGCTGCCCGCCGCCGCCGAACCGGTGTCGACGCTGATCCTCGATGAACTGCGCACCGCGATCGGGGACGGTTCGGTGGTGCTGGTGTGCACCACCGCCGAACCGGCCGGCGCCGACAGCCGGCTGCGCGACCCCGAGTTGTGCGACCGCGAGCTGGTCATCGGCCTGCCCGACGCCGCCCTGCGGGCCCGGCTGCTGTCGGCGATCCTGTCGGGGGTGCCCACCGAACCCGGTCTGGATCTGACCCCGATCGCGGCCCGCACCCCCGGTTTCGTGGCCGCCGACCTGGCCGCGCTCGCCCGCGAGGCCGCGATCCGGGCCGCGGGCCGGGTCACCGCCTCACGACGGGATCCCGCCGGTACTGATGAGGTGACCGGGGACGAGCCCGGGTCACCGGGTTCCGGGGCTCGCAAACTCGCAGCTCAACCGGCTGTGGCCGCGCAACCCGTGGCGGCCGGGACTGACGACGGCGAGCGGCCGGTGCTGCGGCTCGCGGATCTACAGGGCGCGCTGGAGGTGATCCGGCCGGTGTCGCGCGGCGACTCCCCCGACATCGCACTCGGCTCGATCACCCTCGACGACGTCGGCGACATGGTGGAGACCAAGCAGGCGCTGACCGAGACCGTGCTGTGGCCGCTGCAGCATCCGGACACCTTTACCCGGCTCGGCGTCGAACCACCGCGCGGGGTGCTGCTGTTCGGCCCGCCCGGATGCGGCAAGACATTCGTGGTGCGCGCGCTCGCCGCATCGGGCCGGTTGTCGGTGCACACCGTCAAGGGCGCCGAACTGATGGACAAATGGGTGGGCGCCTCGGAGAAGGCGGTGCGGGACCTGTTCGCCCGCGCCCGCGAGTCGGCGCCCTCGCTGATCTTCCTCGACGAGGTCGACGCCCTCGCGCCGCGTCGCGGGCAGACCACCGATTCGGGGGTCACCGATCGGGTGGTGGCCTCGCTGCTCACAGAACTCGACGGCGTCGAACCGCTCAGCGACGTGGTCGTCCTCGGCGCCACCAACCGGCCCGATCTCATCGACCCGGCGCTGCTGCGGCCGGGGCGGCTCGAACGGCTCGTGTTCGTGCCACCGCCCGACGCCGACGCCCGCGGCGACATCCTGCGCGCCTCCGGCAGGAACGTCCCGCTCGCCGACGACATCGTCATCGACGAACTGGCCGCCGACCTCGACGGTTACTCGGCCGCGGACTGTTCGGCACTGCTGCGCGAGGCCGCGCTGTCAGCGATGCGCCGCGATATCGACGCCGCGACAGTGACCGCCGACGACATCGCGGTCGCCCGGGAACGCGTGCGGCCCTCACTCGACGCGGCGCAGGTGGAGAACCTGCGTGCGTACGCCGAACGTCGGGTGCAGTAG
- a CDS encoding CDP-alcohol phosphatidyltransferase family protein: MSDTPRRSGPTRRSASADATTRGSRGRLRRARNKPVTHKPATPAAESGHPRDPEQDLDTPDLDAQRLDSYSRHPEPETSRLRRQAAAGRIFVPSAVTVLAICAGLTALRSTLHGHIDMALALVVVAAILDAVDGRVARMMNATTRMGAEIDSLADVINFGVVPGGIVYLALLGDVGNPNLTWIFVLIYVCAIVLRLARFNTLLDDDDAPAYTKEFFVGVPAPAAAILVLLPVGLHEQFGTGWWTSDAAVGGWMVVVAALAVSRIPTASTKATKVQPSSLAILLIGVAVTGALLLTYPYVLMVVLIAAYLAHIPFAWRNQRWVAARPEQWDARPADRRAERRADRIEGGGRRRMRPSISRSHARLGLRRPGDTTPHDPTDP, translated from the coding sequence ATGAGCGACACCCCGCGCCGGTCCGGTCCGACCCGGCGCTCGGCGTCGGCGGATGCGACCACGCGCGGCTCACGCGGCCGGTTGCGGCGGGCGCGGAACAAGCCCGTGACCCACAAGCCGGCGACCCCGGCGGCCGAATCCGGTCACCCCCGCGACCCCGAACAGGACCTGGACACCCCGGATCTGGATGCGCAGCGACTCGACAGCTACTCGCGCCACCCCGAACCCGAGACGAGTAGGTTGCGCAGGCAGGCCGCGGCCGGCCGGATCTTCGTGCCGTCGGCGGTGACGGTCCTGGCGATCTGCGCAGGGCTGACCGCGCTGCGCTCCACCCTGCACGGCCACATCGATATGGCGCTGGCGCTGGTGGTGGTGGCGGCGATCCTCGACGCGGTCGACGGCCGGGTGGCCAGGATGATGAACGCCACCACCCGGATGGGTGCCGAGATCGATTCGCTGGCCGATGTCATCAACTTCGGTGTGGTACCCGGCGGCATCGTCTATCTGGCGCTGCTGGGTGACGTCGGCAATCCGAACCTCACCTGGATTTTCGTACTCATCTACGTGTGCGCGATCGTGCTGCGGCTGGCCCGGTTCAACACACTGCTCGACGACGACGACGCGCCCGCCTACACCAAGGAGTTCTTCGTCGGGGTGCCCGCGCCGGCCGCGGCCATCCTGGTGCTGCTGCCGGTCGGACTGCACGAACAGTTCGGCACCGGCTGGTGGACGTCGGACGCCGCCGTCGGCGGCTGGATGGTGGTGGTCGCGGCGCTGGCCGTCAGCCGTATCCCGACCGCATCGACGAAGGCCACCAAGGTGCAGCCGAGTTCGCTGGCGATCCTGCTGATCGGGGTGGCGGTGACCGGCGCGCTGCTGCTCACCTACCCGTACGTGCTGATGGTGGTCCTGATCGCCGCGTATCTGGCGCACATCCCGTTCGCCTGGCGCAATCAGCGCTGGGTGGCCGCCCGGCCCGAACAATGGGACGCCCGACCGGCCGATCGTCGTGCCGAACGCCGCGCCGACCGCATCGAGGGCGGTGGCCGCCGCCGAATGCGGCCGTCGATCTCCCGCTCCCACGCCCGGCTCGGTCTGCGCCGGCCCGGGGACACCACCCCGCACGACCCGACCGACCCGTAG
- a CDS encoding phosphatidylserine decarboxylase, with translation MARRPRPDGTSPTGAEHLMQLVRETIPPIHPKGVPFVAAPAAIALLGRKHPWVARPAALAAGACAAFFRHPTRVPPVDPSIVVAPADGTVALVDEAVPPIEAGLGDRPLPRVSTFLSVFDVHVQRVPVSATVTSVTHTPGKFLSADLPEASSDNERTVLGLRTAAGAELAVVQIAGLIARRIVCDPKPGDTLRVGDTYGLIRFGSRVDVYFPAGAVPAVRVGQRTVGAETVLATLA, from the coding sequence GTGGCCAGGCGACCACGCCCCGACGGCACGTCCCCCACAGGTGCCGAGCACCTGATGCAGTTGGTCCGCGAAACCATCCCACCGATCCACCCGAAGGGCGTGCCGTTCGTGGCGGCGCCCGCGGCGATCGCGCTGCTCGGCCGGAAACACCCGTGGGTGGCGCGGCCCGCGGCGCTCGCGGCCGGTGCGTGCGCCGCGTTCTTCCGGCACCCCACCCGGGTTCCGCCCGTCGACCCGTCGATCGTGGTGGCACCCGCCGACGGCACCGTCGCCCTCGTCGACGAGGCGGTGCCACCTATCGAGGCGGGTCTCGGCGACCGGCCGCTGCCGCGCGTGTCGACGTTCCTGTCGGTATTCGACGTGCACGTCCAGCGGGTACCGGTGTCGGCGACGGTCACCTCGGTGACGCACACCCCCGGGAAGTTCCTCTCGGCCGATCTGCCGGAGGCCAGCTCCGACAACGAGCGCACCGTCCTCGGGTTGCGGACCGCCGCGGGCGCCGAGCTCGCCGTCGTCCAGATCGCCGGTCTCATCGCACGGCGCATCGTGTGCGATCCGAAACCCGGCGACACGCTGCGGGTCGGCGACACCTACGGCCTGATCCGGTTCGGTTCGCGTGTGGACGTCTACTTCCCCGCCGGAGCCGTGCCCGCGGTCCGCGTCGGTCAGCGCACGGTGGGCGCCGAGACCGTGCTGGCGACCCTGGCGTGA